One Saccharopolyspora erythraea NRRL 2338 genomic region harbors:
- a CDS encoding universal stress protein, translating to MQRVEIDGGVAVGVDSSASSVRALIMAAEEAKRRQTVLHVVRAWSMRTAPRPEECPPGTVPSTDQYQQAVIADTQRIVNSKLGAEPAVPVELHIVHSPSPQALLSASRGADLLVVGHRGRGGFAGLMLGSVAEQVVRHAACPVLVVRPNI from the coding sequence ATGCAACGAGTCGAGATCGACGGCGGGGTCGCCGTCGGCGTGGACAGCTCGGCCTCGTCGGTACGCGCGCTGATCATGGCCGCGGAAGAGGCCAAGCGGCGACAAACCGTGCTGCACGTGGTGCGGGCGTGGAGCATGCGGACGGCGCCGCGACCGGAGGAGTGCCCGCCCGGGACGGTGCCCAGCACCGACCAGTACCAGCAGGCGGTCATCGCCGACACCCAGCGGATCGTCAACAGCAAACTGGGTGCCGAGCCCGCGGTGCCGGTGGAGCTCCACATAGTGCACTCGCCGTCCCCGCAGGCCCTGCTCTCGGCCTCGCGCGGCGCCGACCTGCTCGTGGTCGGCCACCGCGGCCGGGGCGGGTTCGCCGGGCTGATGCTCGGCTCGGTCGCCGAGCAGGTCGTGCGGCATGCGGCGTGCCCGGTGCTGGTGGTCCGCCCGAACATCTAG
- a CDS encoding ABC transporter ATP-binding protein yields MIEAVGLTKRYGSTVAVNDLSFTVKPGKVTGFLGPNGAGKSTTMRMILGLDAPTSGRVLIDGKPYQELKHPLRKVGALIDAKWVHPNRSAHSHLKWLARSNDLPLSRVDEVLAMVGLEQVAKRRAGGFSLGMSQRLGIAAALLGDPEVLMFDEPVNGLDPEGIHWIRRFMQGLAAEGRTVFVSSHLLSEMSLTAEELVVIGRGELIAQCSTEEFVEGASIASVRVRTPQAEELRALLDEQGLTVQQPLDGTLLVGDATSEQLGELAARNGIVLHELTTQRGSLEEAFMQLTSQAVEYQTDLGGTAALTTAGK; encoded by the coding sequence ATGATCGAGGCTGTCGGCCTCACCAAGCGCTACGGATCGACGGTCGCGGTCAACGACCTGTCGTTCACCGTGAAACCGGGCAAGGTCACCGGGTTCCTCGGGCCGAACGGAGCGGGCAAGTCGACCACGATGCGGATGATCCTCGGGCTCGACGCGCCGACGTCGGGACGGGTGCTCATCGACGGGAAGCCGTACCAGGAGCTCAAGCACCCGCTGCGCAAGGTCGGCGCGCTGATCGACGCGAAGTGGGTGCACCCGAACCGTTCGGCGCACTCCCACCTCAAGTGGCTCGCGCGGTCCAACGACCTGCCGCTGAGCCGGGTGGACGAGGTGCTGGCCATGGTCGGGCTCGAACAGGTGGCCAAGCGGCGCGCCGGCGGCTTCTCGCTCGGCATGTCGCAGCGGCTCGGGATCGCGGCCGCCCTGCTCGGCGACCCCGAGGTCCTGATGTTCGACGAGCCGGTCAACGGCCTGGACCCGGAGGGCATCCACTGGATCCGCCGGTTCATGCAGGGCCTGGCCGCCGAGGGGCGCACCGTCTTCGTGTCCAGCCACCTGCTCTCGGAGATGTCGCTGACCGCCGAGGAGCTGGTCGTCATCGGCCGCGGCGAGCTGATCGCGCAGTGCAGCACCGAGGAGTTCGTCGAGGGCGCGAGCATCGCGTCGGTGCGGGTGCGCACCCCGCAGGCCGAGGAGCTGCGGGCGCTGCTGGACGAGCAGGGCCTGACCGTCCAGCAGCCGCTGGACGGCACACTGCTGGTCGGCGACGCCACCAGCGAGCAGCTCGGCGAGCTCGCCGCCCGCAACGGCATCGTGCTGCACGAGCTGACCACCCAGCGCGGCTCGCTGGAGGAGGCGTTCATGCAGCTCACCAGCCAGGCGGTGGAGTACCAGACGGACCTCGGCGGCACCGCCGCGCTGACCACGGCAGGGAAGTGA
- a CDS encoding ABC transporter permease: MTLLAVERIKLFSTRSPWWCTVVALGLTIGFGWLFVANIDNPTLSMSQQGSQFGQMVVMVMAVLAVTTEYRFGTIRSTFQAVPNRTAALLAKTTVVALMALVVGELAAFGSWLVAKVVAPAGMELATAEDWRLVAGVGLVFALGAVFAVAVGVLVRQSAGAVTILLIWSMLVENLVAAIPNIGVDIQRWLPFTNANHFLSEASPFGSSMPFGPWGSLAYFAAIVFAVLAAALAVANRRDA, encoded by the coding sequence ATGACACTGCTCGCAGTTGAACGCATCAAGCTGTTCTCCACCCGCTCGCCGTGGTGGTGCACGGTCGTCGCGCTCGGCCTGACCATCGGCTTCGGCTGGCTGTTCGTGGCCAACATCGACAACCCGACGCTGTCGATGAGCCAGCAGGGCTCCCAGTTCGGGCAGATGGTCGTGATGGTGATGGCCGTGCTCGCGGTCACCACCGAGTACCGGTTCGGGACCATCCGCTCGACGTTCCAGGCGGTCCCCAACCGCACCGCGGCGCTGCTGGCGAAGACGACGGTGGTCGCGCTGATGGCGCTGGTCGTCGGCGAGCTCGCCGCGTTCGGTTCGTGGCTGGTGGCCAAGGTGGTCGCGCCCGCGGGCATGGAGCTGGCCACGGCGGAGGACTGGCGGCTGGTGGCCGGGGTCGGACTGGTCTTCGCCCTGGGCGCGGTCTTCGCGGTCGCCGTGGGCGTGCTGGTCCGCCAGAGCGCGGGCGCGGTGACCATCCTGCTGATCTGGTCCATGCTGGTGGAGAACCTGGTGGCGGCGATCCCGAACATCGGCGTGGACATCCAGCGCTGGCTGCCCTTCACCAACGCCAACCACTTCCTCTCGGAGGCCTCCCCGTTCGGCTCCTCCATGCCCTTCGGGCCGTGGGGATCGCTGGCGTACTTCGCCGCGATCGTGTTCGCGGTGCTTGCCGCCGCGCTCGCGGTGGCCAACCGGCGGGACGCCTGA